One genomic window of bacterium HR11 includes the following:
- a CDS encoding putative TonB-dependent receptor, giving the protein MTRRWAMSLIIWMSLAGWVGAGEAGSVQGRVLTADGRPADDATVRVVQSGRQVPVGSDGTFRLEGLPPGTYLVEAVSPRWGRAVRSVTVKAGETSSVELVVSHLLGAAEVVVTAAPQPRTAFEAYPPTRVVAGPELDLRLQASLGETLAGEVGVHSTYFGPAASQPVIRGLGGERVLVLEDGLGTGDLYAVTPDSAVSVEPLSLERAEIVRGPTALLYGGGAIGGVVHATSEAIPSVLPTRILSGSLRLLGSSGPKERGGSADLTGRIAARWAWQAGFLKRVTGDYAVPGGRLPNSAVEAQQGRLGVAYRTDPLAVGLAVSGLRSDYGVPGTPDRIEMEKARLHFRLEARPASGLTQGLRLLGGYTDYRHREAEEVGEEEDEEEEGGTRFTNREWQARLEWLHRPVGPLTGALGMQVTQKRFQTTGPEAFLPRSVTRQWAVFLMEEVPTPRVRFQFGLRYERQTAEDLDRSVRRSFQGLSASAGALWPLFKDLYLALWATRSVRSPTVEELFADGPDPPARVFLVGRSDLTQEVSTSVDLSLRKAEGRLQVELNGFVYWFSDYVYAAPTGQVRASFPVARFMQGPARFIGGETRVALDLSRRPEARWTLIGWADAVRAELRPTGEPVPRVPPLRFGARLAYRGRSAWGSLEVFRVTAQRRVAPHETTTPGYTMVHAAVGYRFFQGRVVHDVLLRGTNLLDETARNHLSFLKDVAPLPGRSFSLMYRVTF; this is encoded by the coding sequence ATGACGCGGCGATGGGCGATGAGCCTTATCATCTGGATGAGCCTGGCCGGCTGGGTCGGCGCAGGCGAGGCGGGCTCCGTCCAGGGGCGGGTCCTCACGGCGGACGGTCGGCCCGCCGACGACGCGACGGTACGGGTCGTCCAGTCGGGCCGTCAGGTCCCGGTCGGGTCGGACGGGACGTTCCGCCTCGAGGGCCTGCCGCCGGGGACCTACCTGGTCGAGGCCGTCAGCCCCCGGTGGGGCCGGGCCGTGCGGTCGGTGACCGTAAAGGCCGGCGAGACGTCGTCCGTCGAGCTCGTCGTGAGCCATCTTCTGGGGGCCGCCGAGGTCGTCGTCACGGCGGCGCCCCAGCCCCGGACGGCCTTCGAGGCCTATCCGCCGACCCGCGTCGTCGCCGGTCCCGAGCTGGACCTGCGTCTGCAGGCGTCCCTCGGCGAGACGCTGGCCGGCGAGGTGGGGGTCCACTCGACTTACTTCGGGCCGGCCGCCAGTCAGCCGGTCATCCGGGGCCTCGGCGGCGAGCGGGTCCTCGTCTTGGAAGACGGTCTCGGCACGGGCGACCTCTATGCCGTCACGCCGGACAGCGCCGTGAGCGTCGAGCCGCTGAGCCTCGAACGGGCCGAGATCGTCCGAGGCCCGACTGCACTGCTGTACGGCGGCGGCGCCATCGGCGGCGTGGTCCACGCGACCAGCGAGGCCATCCCTTCGGTCCTACCGACGCGCATCCTGAGCGGAAGCCTCCGGCTCCTCGGGAGTAGCGGCCCCAAAGAACGGGGCGGCTCGGCCGACCTGACCGGCCGCATCGCCGCCCGATGGGCCTGGCAGGCGGGCTTCCTGAAGCGGGTCACGGGCGACTATGCCGTCCCGGGCGGACGGCTCCCGAACAGCGCCGTCGAGGCCCAGCAGGGCCGCCTCGGCGTCGCCTACCGGACGGACCCCCTCGCCGTCGGGCTGGCCGTCTCGGGCCTCCGGTCGGACTACGGCGTGCCGGGCACGCCGGACCGCATCGAGATGGAGAAGGCCCGCCTGCATTTCCGGCTCGAGGCCCGTCCCGCCTCGGGCCTCACGCAGGGCCTGCGGCTCCTGGGAGGCTATACCGACTACCGACACCGGGAGGCCGAGGAGGTCGGCGAGGAAGAAGACGAGGAGGAAGAGGGCGGGACCCGCTTCACGAACCGGGAATGGCAGGCCCGGCTCGAGTGGCTTCATCGACCGGTCGGCCCCCTGACGGGCGCCCTGGGCATGCAGGTCACGCAAAAGCGTTTCCAGACGACGGGGCCGGAGGCCTTCCTGCCCCGGTCGGTGACCCGCCAGTGGGCCGTCTTCCTCATGGAAGAAGTCCCGACGCCTCGGGTCCGCTTCCAGTTCGGCCTGCGGTACGAACGTCAGACGGCCGAAGACCTGGACCGGTCCGTCCGGCGTAGCTTCCAGGGGCTGTCGGCCTCGGCCGGCGCCCTGTGGCCCCTGTTCAAGGATTTGTACCTGGCGCTGTGGGCGACCCGGAGCGTCCGTTCCCCGACCGTCGAGGAGCTCTTCGCCGATGGGCCCGACCCGCCGGCCCGGGTCTTCTTGGTCGGACGCTCCGACCTGACGCAGGAGGTCAGCACCTCGGTGGACCTTTCGCTCCGCAAGGCCGAGGGTCGCCTGCAGGTCGAACTGAACGGCTTCGTGTACTGGTTCTCCGACTACGTCTACGCGGCCCCGACGGGCCAGGTCCGGGCGTCCTTCCCCGTCGCCCGGTTCATGCAGGGGCCGGCCCGCTTCATCGGCGGAGAAACCCGGGTCGCCCTCGACCTGAGCCGGCGCCCTGAGGCCCGCTGGACCCTCATCGGATGGGCCGATGCCGTGCGGGCTGAACTGCGCCCGACGGGCGAACCGGTCCCCCGGGTCCCGCCCCTGCGGTTCGGCGCCCGTCTGGCGTACCGGGGCCGGTCGGCATGGGGAAGCCTGGAGGTCTTCCGGGTGACGGCCCAGCGGCGGGTCGCGCCCCACGAGACGACGACCCCCGGCTACACGATGGTCCACGCCGCCGTCGGCTACCGCTTCTTCCAGGGCCGGGTCGTCCACGACGTCCTCCTCCGGGGGACGAACCTGCTGGACGAGACGGCCCGGAATCACCTGTCGTTTCTGAAGGATGTCGCCCCCCTGCCGGGCCGGAGCTTCAGCCTCATGTACCGCGTGACGTTCTGA
- the pcrA_2 gene encoding ATP-dependent DNA helicase PcrA: MRVVVLVNDSVKRHLLQLSKERRQQLRKVFEFLECGLWDGGLRVKKLKQLSGKVVFEGRVSRGGRLLFTLGHPLRDPETLLVYVWAIAEHDAVVREARRIEPELAPFLHFTPYQVEEHRDADFTAFREDYRTQEPIEARVAYESGPQRWFVLTEDEWRHLLLYEAGEFEPYLYLTEEQRSLLQRRPPLLIAGTAGSGKTTLTVYYLCSPWLHGRRKLYVTYHPYLNRFTRHLYEGLGRATGSVDPVPPEFVTFVDLCRRWVPDAERRFPPDREVDVFRFVRLFRGYPDAERYDPILVWEEIRAIIKGAKPQLNLDRWKEALSALGRGSGDPETLQTIQACLLALPNTRVFPKVEPVFQRLLGLAWSEAIRRLSELYQREPERLLRALHTIGQEVARAAAEFDQPLLTWAEYERLSRKRAPLFAADRKAIYAIAAWYQDALERRQAWDEIDLTRAALTALDRTAREADLYDFVVCDEVQDLTEIQLTFLFRLARNPAHIVLTGDTKQSINPSGFRWEEVRRLFYERGLAVPEIHYLSLNFRNTGSIVQLANTLLRLKQERIGVAHDERPDEWKFQGHPPFVLENIRETDLLDHLRAFAADQTILTRTTDERDLLRQTLGTERIFTIREAKGLEFHTVVLWKFCSDPTVQALWRQILQGDPESLRRLHHAYIQHEINLLYVGITRARHDLIVYDGPEGAPIWRWPPVRDIVFVTTDLHVFDTRWRRTSSPEDWKRQGDYFMDHGHYRAAAECYRNAQLPQAMHRALALDAERREDWRMAAEHWTSIEAWPPAAACLERAGDYGGALEIWTRLGDEERAMACRTALLEQQGRFDELARWAEERHDWSRAAQYWQRAGHWEAAARAAERAGDPATAAQAYERASRYAQAALCYEQAGRLADAGRCYEVAQAYTDALRVWRQVGADKDRLRCLQRINDPYLFGQYYEEKKEWLRAYESYDKARTPERMRAWESDIARRPPKVRAHGPYALRLTLLKKYAEAAPLWKRLREYRLAALCYERSGQYAEAARMYLKIQDAPQALIAWARALPTDERQVTEFLRTLRRWARSTPDPSSELDRLAQQMKKAGLDYGAALCYRENERLEEAIHCLLQADRILEAASLYADRALGLFQSGMYVYDFLEAAWPRVRDMETGLLCLSRLASIMPTFVSRPTHSMPIPPAVVAQCEQWLKGPLPAHLQEPAYTVFHRLRGLLEVDVQIEICETHGWMDILQNILEMHISCNDSMRRRLQQEAEALARQGQWERAGVRFLALRMSKQARACFRPVPATPYNAHCLALAGFERRALRMLSPEERASMLRWIYYLKGPKKAYQFCLRTKYLAEGARFFARRRQYQYAIELYERAGQPKQAQRLRVRLPKSASA, from the coding sequence ATGCGTGTGGTCGTCCTGGTCAACGACTCGGTGAAACGGCACCTGCTTCAACTGTCGAAGGAACGACGTCAGCAACTCCGCAAGGTCTTTGAATTCCTCGAATGTGGCCTGTGGGACGGCGGGCTACGGGTCAAAAAGCTCAAGCAACTGTCGGGTAAGGTCGTCTTTGAGGGGCGTGTCTCCCGGGGCGGCCGCCTGCTCTTCACGCTGGGGCATCCGCTTCGCGACCCGGAAACCCTCCTGGTCTACGTGTGGGCGATCGCCGAACATGACGCCGTCGTTCGGGAGGCCCGTCGGATCGAGCCCGAACTGGCCCCCTTCCTTCACTTCACCCCTTATCAGGTGGAGGAACACCGGGACGCAGACTTCACGGCCTTCCGGGAGGACTATCGCACGCAGGAGCCCATCGAAGCCCGGGTGGCCTACGAGAGCGGTCCGCAACGATGGTTCGTCCTGACGGAGGACGAGTGGCGTCACCTGCTCCTCTATGAGGCGGGAGAGTTCGAGCCCTATCTGTACCTGACGGAAGAACAGCGGAGCCTTCTCCAGCGGCGGCCGCCTCTGCTCATCGCCGGGACGGCCGGTAGCGGCAAGACCACGCTGACGGTCTATTACCTCTGCAGTCCCTGGCTCCACGGACGCCGGAAACTTTATGTCACGTATCATCCGTACCTGAACCGATTCACCCGGCACTTATACGAGGGACTCGGCCGGGCCACCGGATCCGTGGACCCCGTCCCCCCGGAATTCGTTACCTTTGTCGACCTCTGCCGACGCTGGGTTCCCGACGCCGAACGCCGTTTCCCGCCTGACCGAGAAGTCGATGTCTTCCGGTTCGTGCGCCTCTTCCGGGGCTACCCCGACGCCGAACGGTACGACCCCATCCTGGTCTGGGAAGAGATCCGAGCCATCATCAAGGGCGCCAAACCCCAGCTCAACCTCGACCGCTGGAAGGAAGCCCTCTCCGCTTTAGGCCGGGGCTCGGGTGACCCGGAAACGCTCCAGACGATACAGGCCTGTTTGCTCGCCCTGCCGAATACTCGTGTGTTCCCGAAGGTCGAACCGGTCTTTCAGCGACTGCTCGGCCTCGCCTGGTCCGAGGCCATCCGACGCCTCTCCGAGTTATACCAACGGGAGCCGGAACGACTCCTCCGGGCTCTCCACACCATCGGCCAAGAGGTCGCCCGGGCCGCCGCCGAGTTTGACCAGCCCCTGCTCACGTGGGCCGAGTACGAACGCCTCAGCCGCAAACGCGCGCCCCTCTTCGCCGCCGACCGAAAGGCGATATACGCCATCGCCGCCTGGTACCAGGACGCTCTCGAACGACGTCAGGCCTGGGACGAAATCGACCTCACGCGGGCGGCCCTGACGGCCCTGGACCGGACCGCTCGGGAGGCGGACTTGTACGACTTCGTGGTCTGTGACGAAGTCCAGGACCTGACGGAAATTCAGCTGACCTTCTTGTTCCGGCTGGCGCGGAATCCGGCTCACATCGTCCTCACGGGCGACACGAAGCAGAGCATCAACCCGAGCGGGTTCCGATGGGAAGAGGTCCGACGACTCTTCTATGAACGGGGCCTGGCCGTCCCGGAAATCCACTACCTGTCGCTGAACTTTCGCAATACGGGCAGTATCGTGCAACTCGCCAACACCCTGCTCCGCCTGAAGCAGGAACGCATCGGCGTGGCCCACGATGAACGCCCGGACGAGTGGAAGTTCCAGGGGCACCCCCCATTCGTCCTGGAGAACATCCGGGAGACGGACCTGTTGGACCACCTCCGGGCCTTTGCCGCCGACCAGACGATCCTGACCCGGACCACGGACGAGCGGGACCTCCTGCGTCAGACCCTGGGGACTGAGCGGATCTTCACCATCCGGGAAGCCAAGGGTCTGGAATTCCATACCGTGGTCCTCTGGAAGTTCTGTAGCGACCCGACGGTCCAGGCCCTGTGGCGGCAGATCCTCCAGGGCGACCCCGAGTCGCTCCGCCGACTCCACCACGCCTATATTCAGCACGAGATCAACCTGCTCTACGTGGGCATCACCCGGGCCCGCCACGACCTCATCGTCTACGACGGCCCCGAAGGGGCCCCGATCTGGCGGTGGCCCCCCGTCCGGGACATCGTGTTCGTCACGACGGACCTCCACGTCTTTGACACTCGATGGCGTCGGACGTCCTCGCCGGAAGATTGGAAGCGACAGGGCGACTACTTCATGGACCACGGTCATTACCGGGCCGCCGCCGAATGCTACCGCAACGCCCAGCTCCCTCAGGCCATGCACCGGGCCCTCGCCCTGGACGCCGAACGGCGTGAAGACTGGCGCATGGCCGCCGAACACTGGACCTCCATCGAAGCGTGGCCCCCGGCGGCCGCCTGCCTGGAACGGGCCGGCGATTACGGCGGAGCCCTCGAAATCTGGACCCGCCTCGGCGATGAAGAACGGGCGATGGCCTGCCGGACGGCCCTCCTGGAGCAACAGGGCCGCTTCGACGAACTCGCCCGGTGGGCTGAGGAACGCCATGACTGGTCCCGGGCCGCCCAGTACTGGCAACGGGCCGGTCACTGGGAAGCCGCCGCTCGGGCGGCCGAACGGGCCGGCGACCCGGCGACCGCCGCCCAGGCTTACGAACGGGCCAGCCGGTATGCCCAAGCGGCCCTCTGTTACGAACAGGCCGGCCGCCTCGCCGACGCCGGTCGGTGCTACGAAGTCGCCCAAGCTTACACGGATGCCCTCCGGGTGTGGCGTCAAGTCGGAGCGGACAAGGACCGCCTGCGTTGCCTCCAACGGATCAACGATCCCTACCTCTTCGGCCAGTACTACGAAGAAAAGAAAGAATGGCTTCGCGCCTATGAGTCCTACGACAAAGCCCGGACCCCCGAACGCATGCGGGCGTGGGAAAGCGACATCGCCCGGCGCCCCCCAAAAGTCCGAGCCCACGGACCCTACGCCTTGCGGCTCACCCTTCTGAAAAAGTATGCCGAGGCCGCCCCCTTATGGAAACGCCTCCGGGAATACCGCCTGGCCGCCCTGTGCTATGAAAGAAGCGGGCAGTACGCCGAAGCCGCTCGGATGTATCTCAAAATCCAGGACGCTCCCCAGGCGCTCATCGCCTGGGCCCGTGCGCTTCCGACCGACGAACGACAGGTCACCGAGTTCTTGCGGACCCTCCGCCGGTGGGCTCGGTCCACGCCCGACCCTTCCTCGGAACTTGACCGGCTGGCCCAACAGATGAAAAAGGCCGGCCTGGACTACGGCGCCGCCCTGTGTTACCGGGAAAACGAAAGACTCGAGGAGGCGATCCATTGTCTCTTGCAGGCCGACCGCATCCTTGAAGCGGCCAGCCTATATGCCGATAGGGCCCTGGGGCTGTTCCAGTCGGGCATGTACGTGTACGATTTTCTTGAGGCCGCATGGCCGCGGGTGCGGGACATGGAGACGGGCCTCCTGTGCCTGAGCCGTCTGGCCTCGATCATGCCGACGTTCGTCTCCCGTCCCACCCACTCCATGCCGATCCCCCCGGCAGTCGTCGCCCAATGCGAGCAATGGCTGAAAGGACCCCTCCCCGCCCACCTCCAAGAACCGGCCTATACCGTCTTTCATCGACTCCGGGGCCTCTTGGAGGTCGATGTTCAGATAGAAATCTGCGAAACCCACGGTTGGATGGATATCCTGCAAAATATCTTGGAAATGCACATATCCTGTAATGATTCCATGCGCCGCCGACTCCAGCAGGAAGCCGAAGCGCTGGCCCGACAAGGGCAATGGGAACGGGCCGGCGTGCGCTTCCTCGCCCTCCGCATGTCGAAACAGGCCCGGGCGTGCTTCCGACCCGTCCCAGCCACGCCGTATAACGCCCACTGCTTGGCCCTGGCCGGATTCGAGAGACGGGCCCTCCGGATGCTCAGTCCGGAAGAACGGGCCTCTATGCTCCGGTGGATCTACTACTTGAAGGGTCCTAAGAAGGCCTACCAGTTTTGCCTCCGGACCAAGTACTTGGCCGAAGGGGCCCGGTTCTTCGCTCGACGACGCCAGTACCAATACGCCATCGAGCTGTATGAACGGGCCGGCCAACCCAAGCAGGCCCAGCGCCTGCGGGTCCGCCTCCCGAAGTCAGCGTCCGCCTGA